The following DNA comes from Candidatus Thermoplasmatota archaeon.
GGCTGGGATTGGGATGATGACAACATAGTTGATGAATGGACTGATTTTTATAATTCTGGTGAAGCATGTAATATTACCCACATATGGCAACAAACAGGGACATATGCTGTTAAAGTAAAAGCACAAGACATATATGGTGCTGAACGAGGCTTGCCATGGTCAGAAACGTTTTCTATAAACATCACCAGCTCACCATCGTATCATAACCAGAAACCTGTTGCATCATTTACTTATACACCTACAAATCCAGTGGTTAATGACGTCATCAGTTTTACTGATACCTCAACAGATGATGGAGCCATTGTCAAATGGTCATGGGATTTTGGTGATGGTACCAATTCTACTGATCAAAACCCTACTCATATATACACAGAACCAGGAGCATACACAGTAACACTCAAAGTTACAGATAACAAAAACTCAGAAGACACAGAACAAAAGATATTAACCGTTTCATCTTTGCCGCAGAACATCACATGGGAGAAAACCACGCAAATCACACTAAGATATAACAAAAAAAACAAAGGAATCAATTATCTAGTATGGAGAGGGTTAGCCATTAACGCAAGTAGTCTCGCAAAAAAAATCTTGCTAACCGATGGAGAATCCATCAGTATCTTTAGTAAAACCGAGGGAGCATGGCTGACCTACACAGTAGGGGCATCAGATCAGTTAGATTTCCAGATATCTCTGTGGGATATTATAATAATCCAAACCAGGTCAGAGAAAACAATTACTGTGGATACATCACAGCAAAATATAAGCATGAGGTCTGTAACCATAGATTTCGCCTATGAGGCAGCAACTAAAAAAGGCAACATGGGGTACAACTTCTTCGCATGGACAAGCAATATAACTATGCTTATCAAAGATTTCGTTGAAACATATGGTTTTTCTAAAGATGATGTCTCAATAAGTCTATATGACCCAGATACTAGCTCCTGGAATACATATAACCCTTCGCTTCCAGCAGTTTTCAATACACAGTTTACAATACAACCCTACAGCATTTTATGTATAAAAGTTGCAAAAGATTCACAAGAACGCGTATTAGTTATTACATGAGGATGAAATATATGAAATTGATAACCCGATCAAAGAGTACATTCCTCTATAGGAATCTAAGTATTATAATGGCTTGGATTCTAATAATTGCGTTATCATCAAACATATACTTTGTACCATCTGTTCAAGCAGATCTCCCCGGCCCATATTACATCTATGGTTACATTGACAACTCAACCAATCAAGATATACCCTCTGGGGTAACTGTTACGGTAACCAATATAAACAGGGGTACATCTGGTACAACAACCACATTATCTGGTGGCGCATTTTTAATAAATGTAGGAAAAGACTCAGGATTTAACTCTAGTGATAACGACCAGATTGTAATCAACTGTAGTTACAATGGTGAAGTCGGCGAAAACGCAACAAATATAGATACCAATTTTACACATCGATGGTGTAACCTAACAGGATCTACAAGACTTCAACCAGAGAATCTATCAATCAATGTTACTCCAGGTACTTGGAACGCTGGGTCAATAAACTATAACAACTCCAGCGCGACTAGCAACACATATTTCACCCTAACAAACGAAGGAAACGTGAATATAAGCATAAAAATACATGGAGAAAACATCACTTGGGATGGTAAAACTTGGTATCTCAACACCACCACTGGTGTAAACGGGTTCACAGTTGCATATCAAAAAAGCGGCTCAGGAAGTTGGACAAAAATAGGTGTCACAAACGCTAGTTTCATCACTAACCTTGGATACCACTCCCAATATTTCCCCTATACATACCAGCAGCAATTTGGTTTAAACCTCTCAATGCCCTGGTTTAACTCAAATAAACCATCGGGTAGTTTATCTTTCAACATCACTCTGTGGTCGATAAAAGCATAACAATAAAAATTATACGATCGGAGGAGAATAGATAAAAAAAATCTAGTAAAAAAAGGTGAGGAGAAAAACAAGGAAATGAAAAAAATAGCAACTATAGCCAGTGTAATTTTAGTTTTATTATTCTTAATGCCTCCTTGTAAAGCAAATGTTGTTGTATCACCAACTGAGATATCTATAACTATGACTGATAGTTTTATAGAGGGGAATACGACTAAAAAAATCACTGTTAAAAACTATTTCCCCTACAACATATCGGTTAAGGCATGGATGATGCATCCAGATATCATCGAATGGATGAGACCTAATAAAACCTTTATCGACAACCTATCATGGATAACAATAGAACCATCTGAACAAATTATACCTCCAAACTCAAGCTCCTATTTTTACATATATTTAGCTCCTCTTGATAATGAGACTAAAAACGAAACCCTTGGTAGACACTGGGAGATATGGGCTGCTTTGAAGATAAACGCTGCCTCTGGGAACAGCTCTTCTTCATTTAAACAAGGCTACAACATTAGGGTATATGTTGATACACCGGAGCAGCCATCTGAGCCTAGTGAATCCATGTTCCCTGAAGAACTCATCTATTATACGGTAACCGCAGTTGCCCTAGCTATATTACTTGTTTTAATATTTTATTTTTATAGACAGAAAAAGAAGAAACAATAATTACTTATTTACTATTATGCTTAAATCAGTGGTAGCATAAAAACTCATGGTTTAACAAATACAATGATTTTAGTATCCAATTTTAGTGATACAAAAGTTTTCCATATATAAAAGGTATATTGCCCAGATTAAATTGCGCACCCCTCTGGTGAAAGAAATCCTTGAGGTCGAACGAGTTGGTCATGGTGGTACCCTTGATCCGAATGCTATTGGTGTGTTACCTGTTGGTGTAGGCGATGGTACTCGTGTTTTGCAGGTTGTTCTCTTATCAGGTAAAGAGTACGTTGGCATTATGACGTTGCATAAAAATGTTGATAAAAAAAAGTTTATGGAAGTTGCCAAGGGTTTTGTTGGAGAGGTGTTTCAGGTCCCACCTGTTCGTTCTGCTGTTAAAAGAGTTCGTAGAAAACGGCACATATACTACTTGGATGTAATTGAGATAACTGATAGGAATGTTTTGTTTCGTGTTGGTTGTGAAGCAGGTACTTATATTAGGACTCTTTGTGTCGATATTGGTAAGAAACTTGGTTGTGGTGCTCATCTTTCTGAGTTGAGGCGTACTAGGGCCGGGGGTTTGTGGGAGAAGGATTCTGTGTTTTTGCAGGATATTAAAGATGCTTTTGTTTTTTGGAAGGAAGAACAAAATGAAGAGGGCATACGTTCTATGGTTTTTCCAATGGAACATTTATTGGATCACATACTTAAGATAGTAATTCGTGATTCTGCTGTTGATGCGGTTTGTCATGGCGCTAGCCTTGCTGTACTAGGTGTGGTTGAAGTTGATTCTGATATTATGAAGGGGGATTTGGTTGCTGTTTTAACATTGAAAGGAGAAGGTGTCGCTTTGATGAATTGTCTTATGTCAACTGAGGAGATAATGCAGAAGGACACAGGGGTTTGTGTTAGTCCTGAAAGGGTTTTAATGAATAAAGGAACTTATCCATCCATCTGGAAAAAATCTTAATAAACATCTTTGTTTACGTTTGGTTTGTTTTCTTTGCCGAGGTGGCTCAGTCCGGCTACGGCGCGAGCCTGGAGAGCTCGTGAGGATTTTCCTCTCGGGAGTTCAAATCTCCCCCTCGGCGTAAATTTATTCATTTTGTTTAATAAAAATAATACTTAGAAAAATATAAGTTCTATAAATCGTTTCTTTTGTTGTGAGGATGAGATAAAAATGAAGATAAATCTCATATCAATGATTACATTAACTTCTGTATTATTAACTATAATAATTTCAATTCCAAATGTCTCTGCGGATGGTTGTGTGTTACATGTTGTAGATTATGAAGAGTATATCACACTTCCGGCTCAAAAGGCTGCTATTTTTTGGGATGGGGGCAATGAAACAATGATACTTTCTACTAAAATAAGTTCAGATGGTTTTTCTAACATGGCTTGGATTATACCTATTCCCTCCAATTCGACACCAGAAGTATCTGAAGGCAATATAGAAGTATTCAATCTGATTGCAGAAAGTTTTGGAACGTATGAATATAAAAGTTATGGAGCATTCTCTGAAATGATAATATTTTCAATTCTTACAATAATTTTTTTAATTGGCGGAATTCTATTTTTAATTATTTCAGTTTTTAAAAGAAAATTAAGGACTGCTCTAGTTGTATTTTCAATAATTCTGTTGGTCTTATCATTTTTAAACTTTATACTGTTCTATAATAGTGGTTTGATGGCGGGTGGAGGGGAATATAAAAATGTTGAGGTTATAGAAATTAAAAAAGTTGATATCTACGATGTTGCAGTATTAAAAGCAACAAATGCCTCAGAGATGATTGACTGGCTTAATGAAAACGAATTTTATGTTCCAGCATCTGCCAATATAACTCTTGAAGATTATTGCAATTCTCCAGATTTTTATTTCGTTGTAAATAAAATCAATCTAACAAACAAATACACAACAGCAGAAGAAATAGAAGATGCAAAAAACGACCTCAAAGATGGTATAGCAACACCCTTAAAAATTAAATTTCAACCAGAAAAACCATTTTATCCATTAAAAATGACCAGTATTAATGAAGGTGATACAAAAATTAATGTATATTTTATCTCTAATTATACTGTAGTTGATGAGAATAACTATCTATCTTTCGAAAAAATAAACAACAATATAGTCGGGATATCGCAATTTTTTATGGATGACTATAATATTCATTATGAAACAATTTCAATGCTTACTTTCGAGGGTAACACAAAAGATTTAACTGGGGATTCATATTTTGTAAAAAATAATAATTAAGGAGGTTTCAACTGGAGAAGCCGCTGATTTTTACCGGTAAATTTGCGTCTAAATCTCTCCCTCGGCGTAAATTTATTTGACTTCAGTATATTTCTAAAAAAGATACGAATTCAAAAGAAAACCAAATAAAATCAAAAAAATACTAAAGAAATAAATAAGAAGTGTTTTAGGTGAGGTATGACTCCAAGTAGGTACACTTTGATTAATGATGAAATTGGCACCAAATATTATGGCACCAATTATAGAAATAACAGGAAAAACATCAATAATTATTTTTGAAAGTTCATTGATAAGCGGAGTTATAAGACCCAAAAAAATTGTTGCAGAAACATAAATAAATATAGCGCCTTGCTTAGTACGATATTTTCCTCCACTCTTAAAACCAGTTGAAGTTGTTGTGTAAATAAAACCTGATACAAAAGTAATAATTATACCTGTTAGAATAAGTGAACTTTGATCTCGGAGTAAACTAAATAAATCAAATAACATAATCTGCCAGTAAAATAAGACGTGTTTTTAAGTTTGCTGTGTCTACAAAAGGATAAAAGAAAGAACACGATTTAGGGAGAAATGATGGACGATAAAAATATAATGATTCCATGTTTCCAAACATTTTTTGTTTCAAGAGAACAAAGCAACTGTCCTATACTTCCAGAAATGATAAAACTTGGTAAAAACCTAAAAGAAAAAGGATTATTAAAAGACACAAAAGGAATCATCAGCCTAGGATATGGAAGACGCGTTTTAATAAATAGTAACAACCTCGACATAGGAAACATAAAAAAAGAGGACATACTAGAGGTTGTTGACTATGATCCTGCGAAAAAAAACCTGCTAGTGATAGGTCAAAATGAACCCAATATAGAAACACCTGTTCACTGGATTGTTATCAGCGCAAGAAACGATGTAAATGCAATTGTCCAGCTAAACAATGAAAAACTAGCAGAAAAATTTGAGAAAAAACTACCAACCACAGAAAAAGAACAACCACCTGGTACTCTTGAGTTAGCAAAAGAGGTTTTAAAAACCCTTAGGAAAGGCAAAAACATCGTAATCAAAAATAAAGCAATATTTTTTGTTGGAGCCAGTTTTAAAGAAATAGAGGAATCAATAATAAAAATATTTGAGGAAAATAAACATGAAAATTAATGGTAAAGAATACAGGTCACTATGGCTTGAGGATAAAGTTGTTAAACTCATAGACCAGAGAAAACTACCATACATTTTTGAGGTTTTCACTGCAAAAACCGTTGATGATATAGTCTTTGCCATAAAAGAGATGGTTGTACGTGGAGCACCAGCAATCGGTGTGGCAGCAGCATATGGTATTGCTTTAGGAAAAAAAGACATTAAAAAATCAGCGGAGAAACTAAGAGCCACGAGACCAACAGCACACGACCTGTTCTATGCAATAGACTATATGATAGATAAAATAAACAATGGGATTGATGAGTTCGAAGCAGCAGGAAATTACGCAGAAAACATTGTAGAAGAGTGTAGAAAAATCGGGGAAAACGGAGAAAAACTAATCAAAGACAATATGTGTATTCTAACGCATTGTAACGCTGGTGCACTGGCAACAGTTGACTATGGTACAGCACTTGCGCCCCTACATCTAGCACATAGAAACGGTAAAAAGTTTTTTGTTTATGCTGATGAAACCAGACCACGTTTACAGGGGCTGTTGACTGCTTGGGAGCTTAAACAAGAGGGGATAAAACATTCGTTAATTGTTGATAACGCAGCAGGTTTTTTCATGAGAAACAAACAAATTGATATGGTTATTGTTGGTGCAGATAGGATAGCGGAGAATGGCGATTTTGCAAACAAAATAGGAACATACGAGAAAGCGGTTCTTGCAAAAGAAAACAATATACCTTTTTATGTTGCTGCGCCTATGAGTACGTTTGACAAAAAAATAAAAAATGGTAGCGAAATAGTTATAGAAGAACGTAACAGGTTTGAGTTAACAGAAATCAACGGGAAAAAAATAATGCCTGATTGGGTGGAAGTTAGAAACCCTGCTTTTGATGTAACACCACATAAATTTGTTACAGGCTATATAACCGATAAGGGCATCATTAAAAAATAACCAGTTCAAGTTTTAACAGGCTCAGCTGGTTTTTTGTTTTGTTTTTTACCAGGACAAACAGGGTTAAGACACATATTCCAGTATCTGTTGCCCTTGGTTTTTACCTTTACAACAGGAAAACCACATTTGCTGCAAGGTGCATCTATCTTAAAAACACCGCCCTCTTGCGGCAGAGAATAGGTGTTGTTACAATCAGGGTAACCAGTGCACCCAACAAAACGTTTACCTTTTTTTGAGACTCTTACCACAAGGTTTTTCCCGCATTTCGGGCATTTACCTATGTTGTTTTGTTCTTTGATTGCTTTTTTTATGTTTGTTTTAATTTTTTCTTTATCTAATTCCAGGGTTTTCATAACCTTTGTGAGCATCTCACGTGATTCCTTAACAGTCTCCTCAAGTGTTTTTTTGCCTTCAGCTATATCATTCATATCCTTTTCAAGCTGGGCGGTCATCTTTGGTTTAACAACATCACAATCTCCCAGTGCTTCAACAACCGCGATAGCTGTCGATGTTGGTATAGGCTGTGAACCAAGGATATATTTTCTACTATAGAGTTTGCTGATTATTTCATGACGTGTTGATTTTGTACCAAGTAAAAGCTGCTCCATTTTTGCTATGAGAGAACCCTGGGTATATCTCTGCGGTGGCTTGGTTGAATCCTCCTTAAGCTGAACCTTCAACACATCAATTGTTTCCCCCTCAAACAAATCAGGTAAATCATTTTTCCTTTCTCTAAAATAAGTATAGATTTTTTTCCAGTTAGGCTCAATCAGCTTGTAGCCACTAGCCTTGAAATTCTCACCAGATATATCCAGGGAAACATCTGTGGTTTCAGAAACCGCATCTTTTGCTAGTGTAGCAAGGAACCGCCTACAAATCAACTCATATATAGTTTTTTGTTCAGAATGTAACTTACCATCAGATGGCACACCAACAGGATGAATAGGTGGGTGATCAGTTGCATATTTTTTGCCACGCGTAGGATGCTCCCTACCATTCATAATAACTTCTTGTGCTTCTTTAGAAAAAGAGGAAGAGGCTAGTTTTTCTAAAATCGCTCTGATATTCAAAGAAGGAGGATAAACAGTGTTATCAGTCCTCGGATAAGAAATTAAACCAAGCATGTAAAGCTCTTCAGCTACACTCATAGCCTTAGCAGCAGAAAAACCAATACCAGAAGCAGCCTGCAAAAAAGTGGTTGTGTTAAAAGGCGATGGTGGCATCTCATGCTCAACCTTCTTATCTACATTTTTGACAAATGCTTTTTTAACACCCTTGATTTTATTATAAACATCCTGTGCCTTTTGTTCATCCCAAAAATTACCCTCTATATGCACAGCATCAAACTGCTTGCCTTTCTCAAGTTTTGCGATAATCTGCCAGAAAGGCTTTGGTTTAAAATTTTTAATCTCTTTCTCACGGTCAACAAGAAGCGCAAGAGTCGGTGATTGAACACGACCAATAGAAAGAAAATCCTTACCAAGCCTCCTAGAAGTAAGTGAGATGAAACGCGTTAAAACAGCACCCCAAACAAGATCAATAATCTGCCTAGCCTCACCAGCATTAGACAAATTATAGTCAACATCTGTAAGATTATCAAACGCCTTATTAATCTCATAAGGCGTGATAGCACTAAACTTCGCTCTTTTAATCTGAGTAATATTCTTGTTGTACTCTCTAAGAAGATTTACAGCCTCAACACCAATAAGTTCACCCTCACGATCATAGTCAGTAGCAATAATGACAAAAGGGTTTTTATCAACCAGTGATTTCAACGCATTAGCAATACCTTTCTCACTAACCTTTTTAATAGGCTCTACATCTATAAGTTCATGTGGTGGAATCTTTGTCCATCTGTTAAAACCAGCAGGGTAATCAACATTTATTATATGACCCTTTAAACCTATAACAACCCATTTCTCATTGTCTTTTTCAAACTCATAAACAGGTATAACACCAATCTTTGTGCTCTTTGCTTTACCCTGAGAGAGGATACTAGCTATTCTTCTTGCTGCAATGTTTTTCTCACAAATAACAAGCTTCATTACTCTTTTCCCATGGTTTTTAGTTTTGTGACAACATAAGAATCACATATAACTAGTTTACGCTACCACATCACAAGAAAAAAATAGCTAAAAAAGTGAGTTTTATAAATAAATAATTGTTACCTATTATGGGGAGGTCTGGAGAAAATATAAAGGGGGTCTGTCCCATCATCCGATTCCGCTTTCCAGACCATCTCCAAAAAAAGAAAGTTTTTTTGGTCGAAACCATTAATTAATACATCATATTTCACTGATTTGATAAGCATGAAGATTCAGATAATACTTGGATCAAAATCCGATATGCCTATAGCTGAAAAAACACAGAAGATATTGGATGAGTTCGGAGTTGATTACGACATAAAAGTTGCATCAGCACATAGGACACCAGATTTTCTAAGAGACATTGTTGAAAAAAACGATGCAGATGTTTTCATTGGAATCGCAGGTCTTTCCGCTGCTCTACCTGGTAGCATAGCTGCTCATACAACAAAACCGGTTATTGGTGTCCCGGTCAGTGGTAAAGTAAACCTCGATGCAATATTATCAATTATCCAGATGCCACCAGGTATACCAGTTGCTGCCGTAGGATTAGATCGTGGTGACAACGCAGCTCTTTTAGCTGTAGAGATCCTAGCAACACATGATAAGAATTTGTCAAAAAAATTAGAAGAATATAGAAAAAAGATGAGAGATGAGATATTAGGTAAATAGTGGTTGAAGAATGTTTGATGCGAATGAGTTCATAGAAAAAACTGTTGCGCAACTAAAAAAGGATATAGATGGAAAAACACTGATAGCCGTCTCAGGTGGTGTTGACAGCACTGTTTGTGCAACTCTTGTAAACAAAGCAATCGGAGAGAAACTATTCGCAGTACATGTCGATACTGGTTATATGAGGAAAAATGAGTCAGAGAACGTAAAAAAACTGATGAAACAACTGGGATTGAACTTTCGTTTCATAGATGCGAGCAAAGAATTTTACAGTGCACTAAAGGGTGTCGAAGATCCTGAGAAAAAACGTAAAATCATTGGGGAAAAATTCATAAGAGTTTTTGAAAAAGTCGCAGAAGAAGAAAAAATCAAATACCTTGTGCAGGGGACTATAGCACCAGATTGGATTGAATCAGGTGGGGATTTACGTGACACAATAAAATCCCATCATAACGTTGGTGGTTTACCAGAGAAAATGAAGCTTAAACTCGTTGAACCACTCAGGGATCTTTACAAAGACGAGGTGCGCAAGGTTGCAAAAGCTTTGAATTTGCCTGTCTCAGAGAGACAACCATTCCCTGGGCCAGGTCTAGCAATTAGGATAATCGGTGAGGCGACACCTGAGCGCACAGAAATCGTTAGAGAAGCATGTGACATCGTAGAAAAAGAGATAGAATCAGCGGTTGAAAAAGGCCTTATGGAAAAACCATGGCAGTATTTCGCTGTTCTCTTACCAGTTAAATCAGTTGGTGTACACGGGGATAAAAGAGCATATGGGAATGTTATAGCGGTACGTGCAGTACAAAGCGTAGACGCAATGACATGTACTTTTAGTAAAATACCAGATGAAGTAATTGATAATATTTCTACACGTATAACAAACACTATGAAGGATAAAATCAACCGCGTTGTATATGATGTTACAAACAAACCACCAGGTACTGTAGAATGGGAGTAATATGACAAAAATCTACATTGTTGACAACGGTGGCCAGTGGACACACCGCGAGTGGCGTACACTCAGAGACATAGGTGTTGATACAAAAATAGTACCAAACACCACGCCTCTAAAAGACTTAATATCAGAAGATATAGATGGATTAGTTCTATCTGGTGGCGCACCAAGAATAGGTTTAAACAGTGAACTAGGCAACTGCGCAGAATACTTAGAGAAAGCAGAATTCCCAATACTTGGCATATGCGCGGGGCATCAATTCATGGCAAGATTCTTCGGCGGCGACGCAAAACCATCAAAGATACCAGAGTTCGGCAAAATAGGACTCACATTGCTGGTAGAAAATGAGCCTCTTTTTGAAAAAGTACCTAAAAAATCAATAGTATGG
Coding sequences within:
- a CDS encoding PKD domain-containing protein, with product GWDWDDDNIVDEWTDFYNSGEACNITHIWQQTGTYAVKVKAQDIYGAERGLPWSETFSINITSSPSYHNQKPVASFTYTPTNPVVNDVISFTDTSTDDGAIVKWSWDFGDGTNSTDQNPTHIYTEPGAYTVTLKVTDNKNSEDTEQKILTVSSLPQNITWEKTTQITLRYNKKNKGINYLVWRGLAINASSLAKKILLTDGESISIFSKTEGAWLTYTVGASDQLDFQISLWDIIIIQTRSEKTITVDTSQQNISMRSVTIDFAYEAATKKGNMGYNFFAWTSNITMLIKDFVETYGFSKDDVSISLYDPDTSSWNTYNPSLPAVFNTQFTIQPYSILCIKVAKDSQERVLVIT
- a CDS encoding RNA-guided pseudouridylation complex pseudouridine synthase subunit Cbf5; its protein translation is MKEILEVERVGHGGTLDPNAIGVLPVGVGDGTRVLQVVLLSGKEYVGIMTLHKNVDKKKFMEVAKGFVGEVFQVPPVRSAVKRVRRKRHIYYLDVIEITDRNVLFRVGCEAGTYIRTLCVDIGKKLGCGAHLSELRRTRAGGLWEKDSVFLQDIKDAFVFWKEEQNEEGIRSMVFPMEHLLDHILKIVIRDSAVDAVCHGASLAVLGVVEVDSDIMKGDLVAVLTLKGEGVALMNCLMSTEEIMQKDTGVCVSPERVLMNKGTYPSIWKKS
- a CDS encoding DUF2330 domain-containing protein, which translates into the protein MKINLISMITLTSVLLTIIISIPNVSADGCVLHVVDYEEYITLPAQKAAIFWDGGNETMILSTKISSDGFSNMAWIIPIPSNSTPEVSEGNIEVFNLIAESFGTYEYKSYGAFSEMIIFSILTIIFLIGGILFLIISVFKRKLRTALVVFSIILLVLSFLNFILFYNSGLMAGGGEYKNVEVIEIKKVDIYDVAVLKATNASEMIDWLNENEFYVPASANITLEDYCNSPDFYFVVNKINLTNKYTTAEEIEDAKNDLKDGIATPLKIKFQPEKPFYPLKMTSINEGDTKINVYFISNYTVVDENNYLSFEKINNNIVGISQFFMDDYNIHYETISMLTFEGNTKDLTGDSYFVKNNN
- a CDS encoding class II aldolase/adducin family protein — protein: MMDDKNIMIPCFQTFFVSREQSNCPILPEMIKLGKNLKEKGLLKDTKGIISLGYGRRVLINSNNLDIGNIKKEDILEVVDYDPAKKNLLVIGQNEPNIETPVHWIVISARNDVNAIVQLNNEKLAEKFEKKLPTTEKEQPPGTLELAKEVLKTLRKGKNIVIKNKAIFFVGASFKEIEESIIKIFEENKHEN
- the mtnA gene encoding S-methyl-5-thioribose-1-phosphate isomerase, with amino-acid sequence MKINGKEYRSLWLEDKVVKLIDQRKLPYIFEVFTAKTVDDIVFAIKEMVVRGAPAIGVAAAYGIALGKKDIKKSAEKLRATRPTAHDLFYAIDYMIDKINNGIDEFEAAGNYAENIVEECRKIGENGEKLIKDNMCILTHCNAGALATVDYGTALAPLHLAHRNGKKFFVYADETRPRLQGLLTAWELKQEGIKHSLIVDNAAGFFMRNKQIDMVIVGADRIAENGDFANKIGTYEKAVLAKENNIPFYVAAPMSTFDKKIKNGSEIVIEERNRFELTEINGKKIMPDWVEVRNPAFDVTPHKFVTGYITDKGIIKK
- a CDS encoding DNA topoisomerase I, producing the protein MKLVICEKNIAARRIASILSQGKAKSTKIGVIPVYEFEKDNEKWVVIGLKGHIINVDYPAGFNRWTKIPPHELIDVEPIKKVSEKGIANALKSLVDKNPFVIIATDYDREGELIGVEAVNLLREYNKNITQIKRAKFSAITPYEINKAFDNLTDVDYNLSNAGEARQIIDLVWGAVLTRFISLTSRRLGKDFLSIGRVQSPTLALLVDREKEIKNFKPKPFWQIIAKLEKGKQFDAVHIEGNFWDEQKAQDVYNKIKGVKKAFVKNVDKKVEHEMPPSPFNTTTFLQAASGIGFSAAKAMSVAEELYMLGLISYPRTDNTVYPPSLNIRAILEKLASSSFSKEAQEVIMNGREHPTRGKKYATDHPPIHPVGVPSDGKLHSEQKTIYELICRRFLATLAKDAVSETTDVSLDISGENFKASGYKLIEPNWKKIYTYFRERKNDLPDLFEGETIDVLKVQLKEDSTKPPQRYTQGSLIAKMEQLLLGTKSTRHEIISKLYSRKYILGSQPIPTSTAIAVVEALGDCDVVKPKMTAQLEKDMNDIAEGKKTLEETVKESREMLTKVMKTLELDKEKIKTNIKKAIKEQNNIGKCPKCGKNLVVRVSKKGKRFVGCTGYPDCNNTYSLPQEGGVFKIDAPCSKCGFPVVKVKTKGNRYWNMCLNPVCPGKKQNKKPAEPVKT
- the purE gene encoding 5-(carboxyamino)imidazole ribonucleotide mutase — translated: MKIQIILGSKSDMPIAEKTQKILDEFGVDYDIKVASAHRTPDFLRDIVEKNDADVFIGIAGLSAALPGSIAAHTTKPVIGVPVSGKVNLDAILSIIQMPPGIPVAAVGLDRGDNAALLAVEILATHDKNLSKKLEEYRKKMRDEILGK
- the guaA gene encoding glutamine-hydrolyzing GMP synthase, which produces MFDANEFIEKTVAQLKKDIDGKTLIAVSGGVDSTVCATLVNKAIGEKLFAVHVDTGYMRKNESENVKKLMKQLGLNFRFIDASKEFYSALKGVEDPEKKRKIIGEKFIRVFEKVAEEEKIKYLVQGTIAPDWIESGGDLRDTIKSHHNVGGLPEKMKLKLVEPLRDLYKDEVRKVAKALNLPVSERQPFPGPGLAIRIIGEATPERTEIVREACDIVEKEIESAVEKGLMEKPWQYFAVLLPVKSVGVHGDKRAYGNVIAVRAVQSVDAMTCTFSKIPDEVIDNISTRITNTMKDKINRVVYDVTNKPPGTVEWE
- a CDS encoding GMP synthase subunit A, which codes for MTKIYIVDNGGQWTHREWRTLRDIGVDTKIVPNTTPLKDLISEDIDGLVLSGGAPRIGLNSELGNCAEYLEKAEFPILGICAGHQFMARFFGGDAKPSKIPEFGKIGLTLLVENEPLFEKVPKKSIVWESHNDEVTVLPKMFELLAESENCKIQAMRHKKKPFYGLQFHPEVEHTEYGEQIFKNFVKICE